TCGGATGCCTTCTATATCGGCGCGCTCGGATCGACGCGGGCGCAGGATGCGCGGCTGCGGGCGCTGGCGGACCAAGGTGTGGCCCGGGCCGATCTGGACCGGCTGCACGGTCCGATCGGCGTGGTGGGGCAGGGGCGCGACCCAAGGCTGATCGCCGCATCGACGCTGACCCAGATCCTGGCCGCCTACGAGGCGCGCCTGCCGTGATCCGAACCGGCATCCTGCTGGCCGCAGGCGCTTCGCGCCGCTTCGGCCCGCAGGACAAGCTGCTGGCCCCGTTGGACGGCAGCCCCCTGATCCATCACGCCGCCGATGCGATGCGCCGGGCCACGCTGGATCACCGCATCGCCGTCATCACCAGTGACGCGCTGGTTCCGCATCTGGCGGGCTTCACCCTCTGCCGCATCGCGCCGGGCCTGCAATCGGACAGCCTGCACGCGGGTCTGCGGGCGGCCGCGGGCGCACACCGCCTGCTGATCGCGCTCGGCGACATGCCCGATGTCACCGCCGCCCATCTGGACGCGGTGCTGGCCCGCGCCACCGACGACGCCCCGGCCT
Above is a genomic segment from Paracoccus aestuarii containing:
- a CDS encoding nucleotidyltransferase family protein produces the protein MIRTGILLAAGASRRFGPQDKLLAPLDGSPLIHHAADAMRRATLDHRIAVITSDALVPHLAGFTLCRIAPGLQSDSLHAGLRAAAGAHRLLIALGDMPDVTAAHLDAVLARATDDAPACSHDGARPMPPACFPATMLPQLMALKGDQGAGRLLADLPPDRMLPAPGLLRDVDRPADLVRRAGGPGGRVSPPGPPRDAI